One stretch of Variovorax sp. 54 DNA includes these proteins:
- the uvrA gene encoding excinuclease ABC subunit UvrA translates to MASGLSCPVALGRSPPLNSISTEDTAERARDAERERDVYLGALLAQQRISIRGARTHNLKNVDLDIPRNKLVVITGLSGSGKSSLAFDTLYAEGQRRYVESLSAYARQFLQLMDKPDVDVIEGLSPAISIEQKATSHNPRSTVGTVTEIHDYLRLLYARAGTPFCPDHHLPLQAQTVSQMVDATLALPDEPRLMILAPVAREKKGEFLELFTEMQAAGYVRFRVDGQTYEYNDLPKLKKTEKHDIDVVIDRLRARPDMQQRLAESFEAALRLAEGRAIALELGAEGAPDKEHLFNAKFACPICHYSLSELEPRLFSFNSPVGACPSCDGLGHREVFDPVRVVAFPSLSIASGAIKGWDRRNGYYFSMVESVAKHYKFDVDAPFESLPASVQQVLLHGSAAEEIKFNYTMESGNFAGKKLTKKHPFEGIIPNMTRRYRETDSVMVREDLARFRNQQPCPDCGGSRLRREARNVFLVDDTGHVAANGGEPPRMAIFELSHLTLRDAYAWFSTLKLRGAKADIADKVVREIGLRLKFLNDVGLNYLSLDRSAETLSGGEAQRIRLASQIGSGLTGVMYVLDEPSIGLHQRDNDRLIGTLKHLRDIGNSVIVVEHDEDMIHAADHVIDMGPGAGVHGGRVMAQGTYAEVSANPDSLTGQYLSGVKKIEVPKHRTAWLPAVKKPAFNEGKKPSRFPQSPAAERRAAREAAHLASQTDLQEIRVVGATGNNLKNVSVAFPVGLLTCVTGVSGSGKSTLVNDTLYAAVARTLYRAHEEPAAHESVEGIEYFDKVINVDQSPIGRTPRSNPATYTGLFTPIRELMAETNTARERGYGPGRFSFNVAGGRCEACQGDGVVKVEMHFLPDVYVPCEVCHGQRYNRETLEVQYKGRNIAQILEMTVEVAHEFLKAVPTIERKLRTLLDVGLSYIKLGQSATTLSGGEAQRVKLALELSKRDTGRTLYILDEPTTGLHFADIELLLKVLHQLRDAGNTIVVIEHNLDVIKTADWLIDMGPEGGAGGGTVVGEGTPEDIAANEASHTGRYLKRLL, encoded by the coding sequence ATGGCCAGCGGACTATCATGTCCGGTTGCCCTCGGACGATCGCCCCCTTTGAATTCAATATCCACTGAAGACACCGCGGAGCGTGCGCGCGACGCAGAACGCGAACGCGACGTCTACCTCGGCGCCCTGCTCGCCCAGCAGCGCATCAGCATCCGCGGTGCGCGCACCCACAACCTGAAGAACGTCGACCTCGACATTCCGCGCAACAAGCTGGTGGTCATCACCGGCCTGTCGGGCTCGGGCAAGTCGAGCCTGGCCTTCGACACGCTCTATGCCGAAGGGCAGCGGCGCTACGTGGAAAGCCTCTCGGCCTATGCGCGGCAGTTCCTGCAGCTCATGGACAAGCCCGATGTCGACGTGATCGAGGGCCTGTCGCCCGCGATCAGCATCGAGCAGAAGGCCACCAGCCACAACCCGCGCTCCACCGTGGGCACGGTGACCGAGATTCACGACTACCTGCGCCTGCTGTACGCCCGCGCCGGCACGCCCTTCTGCCCCGACCACCACCTGCCGCTGCAGGCGCAGACGGTCTCGCAGATGGTCGACGCCACGCTGGCGCTGCCCGACGAGCCCCGCCTCATGATCCTGGCGCCCGTGGCGCGCGAGAAGAAAGGCGAGTTCCTCGAGCTCTTCACCGAAATGCAGGCCGCGGGCTACGTGCGCTTTCGCGTCGACGGGCAAACGTACGAATACAACGACCTGCCCAAGCTCAAGAAGACCGAGAAGCACGACATCGACGTGGTCATCGACCGCCTGCGCGCGCGCCCCGACATGCAGCAGCGCCTGGCCGAGAGCTTCGAGGCCGCGCTGCGCCTGGCCGAAGGCCGGGCCATTGCGCTGGAACTGGGCGCCGAGGGTGCGCCCGACAAGGAACACCTGTTCAACGCCAAGTTCGCCTGCCCGATCTGCCACTACTCGCTGTCGGAGCTCGAACCGCGCCTGTTCTCGTTCAACTCGCCCGTGGGCGCCTGCCCCAGCTGCGACGGCCTGGGCCACCGCGAGGTGTTCGACCCGGTGCGCGTGGTGGCGTTTCCGTCGCTGTCGATCGCCAGCGGCGCCATCAAGGGCTGGGACCGCCGCAACGGCTACTACTTCAGCATGGTCGAGAGCGTCGCCAAGCACTACAAGTTCGACGTCGACGCGCCTTTCGAATCGCTGCCGGCCTCGGTGCAGCAGGTGCTGCTGCATGGCTCGGCCGCTGAAGAGATCAAGTTCAACTACACCATGGAATCGGGCAACTTCGCGGGCAAGAAGCTCACGAAGAAGCACCCCTTCGAGGGGATCATTCCGAACATGACGCGGCGCTACCGCGAGACCGATTCGGTGATGGTGCGCGAAGACCTCGCACGCTTTCGCAACCAGCAGCCCTGCCCCGACTGCGGCGGCTCGCGGCTGCGGCGCGAAGCGCGCAACGTGTTCCTGGTGGACGACACCGGGCACGTGGCAGCGAACGGCGGCGAGCCGCCGCGCATGGCGATCTTCGAACTCAGCCACCTCACGCTGCGCGACGCCTACGCCTGGTTCAGCACGCTCAAGCTGCGCGGCGCCAAGGCCGACATCGCCGACAAGGTGGTGCGCGAGATCGGCCTGCGCCTGAAATTCCTGAACGACGTGGGCCTGAACTACCTGAGCCTGGACCGCAGCGCCGAGACGCTCTCGGGCGGCGAGGCGCAGCGCATCCGCCTCGCGTCGCAGATCGGCTCGGGCCTCACGGGCGTGATGTACGTGCTCGACGAGCCCAGCATCGGCCTGCACCAGCGCGACAACGACCGGCTCATCGGCACGCTCAAGCATCTGCGCGACATCGGCAACAGCGTGATCGTGGTCGAGCACGACGAGGACATGATCCACGCCGCCGACCACGTGATCGACATGGGCCCCGGCGCCGGCGTGCACGGCGGGCGCGTGATGGCGCAGGGCACCTATGCCGAGGTGTCGGCCAACCCCGACTCGCTCACCGGCCAGTACCTCTCGGGCGTGAAGAAGATCGAGGTGCCCAAGCACCGCACCGCGTGGCTGCCGGCCGTGAAGAAGCCGGCCTTCAACGAAGGCAAGAAACCCTCGCGCTTTCCGCAGAGCCCCGCGGCCGAACGCCGTGCAGCGCGCGAAGCGGCGCACCTGGCCTCGCAGACCGACCTGCAAGAGATCCGCGTCGTCGGTGCCACCGGCAACAACCTGAAGAACGTGAGCGTGGCCTTCCCCGTCGGCCTCTTGACCTGCGTGACCGGCGTCTCGGGCTCGGGCAAGTCGACGCTGGTGAACGACACGCTCTACGCCGCCGTGGCGCGCACGCTGTACCGCGCGCACGAAGAACCGGCTGCGCACGAATCGGTCGAAGGCATCGAGTACTTCGACAAGGTCATCAACGTCGACCAGAGCCCCATCGGCCGCACGCCGCGCAGCAACCCCGCCACCTACACGGGCCTGTTCACGCCGATCCGCGAACTGATGGCCGAGACCAACACTGCGCGCGAGCGCGGCTACGGCCCGGGTCGCTTCAGCTTCAACGTGGCCGGTGGCCGCTGCGAAGCCTGCCAGGGCGACGGCGTGGTGAAGGTCGAGATGCACTTTTTGCCCGACGTGTACGTGCCCTGCGAGGTCTGCCACGGCCAGCGCTACAACCGCGAGACGCTCGAGGTCCAGTACAAGGGCCGGAACATCGCGCAGATCCTCGAGATGACGGTCGAGGTGGCGCACGAGTTCCTGAAGGCCGTGCCAACCATCGAGCGCAAGCTGCGCACGCTGCTCGACGTGGGCCTGAGCTACATCAAGCTCGGCCAGTCGGCCACCACGCTGTCGGGCGGCGAGGCGCAGCGCGTGAAGCTCGCACTCGAGCTGAGCAAGCGTGACACCGGGCGCACGCTCTACATCCTCGACGAACCGACGACCGGCCTGCACTTCGCCGACATCGAGTTGCTGCTCAAGGTGCTGCACCAGCTGCGCGACGCGGGCAACACCATCGTCGTCATCGAGCACAACCTGGACGTCATCAAGACCGCTGACTGGCTCATCGACATGGGCCCCGAAGGCGGTGCCGGCGGCGGCACGGTGGTGGGCGAAGGCACGCCGGAAGACATCGCGGCGAACGAGGCGAGTCACACGGGGCGCTACCTCAAGCGCCTGCTGTAG
- a CDS encoding chloride channel protein has translation MNHEPDFLEHLRAELSSGRIWLDRAIVLGYAIAAGLFVVGFTLASDWVFGAFHRFYAAWPWAVLLTTPAITAGIVWCTLRFFPGAGGSGIPQIKAALHPALPEERRFLFASLRLTVAKIGLGVAGFAAGLSIGREGPSVQVAAGVMQHARRWLSPHTAIDGRALLVAGGAAGIAAAFNAPLAGVVFAIEELSGRLEARSSGLIITAIVLAGLVAVSAFGNASYFGVIRVQRLDWDALGPGLLVTLLSGAAGGLFARLLIASLTGAPGRLNRWRARFPVRFAAVGGLAVAVIGLVTGGVTFGAGSEAVKQMLQGHDELTPLYTVLKFIATWLTAWCGVPGGIFAPSLSIGAGIGDAVARLAANDLGPALIAMGMAGFLAAVTQAPLTAFIIVMEMVDGHSMVLSLMAAAMLASLVSRMISRPLYDTLAEHMVGRAIGSTAPVHPPESPAPSPPEAARSP, from the coding sequence ATGAACCACGAGCCCGATTTCCTCGAACACCTGCGCGCCGAGCTGTCCAGCGGACGCATCTGGCTCGACCGGGCCATCGTGCTGGGCTACGCCATCGCGGCCGGGCTGTTCGTGGTGGGCTTCACGCTCGCCAGCGACTGGGTCTTCGGCGCCTTTCACCGCTTCTATGCCGCCTGGCCCTGGGCGGTGCTACTGACCACGCCGGCAATCACCGCCGGTATCGTCTGGTGCACGCTGCGCTTCTTCCCCGGCGCGGGCGGCTCGGGCATTCCGCAGATCAAGGCGGCGCTGCACCCGGCGCTGCCCGAGGAGCGCCGCTTCCTGTTCGCCTCGCTGCGGCTCACGGTCGCCAAGATCGGCCTGGGCGTGGCCGGTTTCGCCGCCGGGCTGTCGATCGGGCGCGAGGGCCCGTCGGTGCAGGTGGCGGCCGGGGTCATGCAGCACGCGCGGCGCTGGCTGTCGCCCCACACCGCCATCGATGGCCGCGCGCTGCTGGTGGCCGGCGGGGCTGCCGGCATTGCGGCGGCGTTCAACGCGCCGCTGGCAGGCGTGGTGTTCGCCATCGAGGAGCTGTCGGGCCGGCTCGAGGCCCGCTCCAGCGGGCTGATCATCACGGCCATCGTGCTGGCGGGCCTGGTGGCGGTGTCGGCCTTCGGCAACGCCAGCTACTTCGGCGTGATCCGCGTGCAGCGGCTGGACTGGGACGCGCTCGGTCCGGGCCTGCTGGTCACCCTGCTGAGCGGCGCGGCCGGCGGGCTGTTCGCGCGGCTGCTGATCGCCTCGCTGACGGGCGCGCCCGGGCGCTTGAACCGCTGGCGGGCGCGCTTTCCGGTGCGCTTCGCAGCCGTCGGCGGGCTGGCAGTGGCGGTCATCGGGCTGGTGACGGGCGGCGTCACCTTCGGCGCAGGCTCCGAGGCGGTCAAGCAGATGCTGCAGGGCCACGACGAGCTGACGCCGCTGTACACCGTGCTGAAGTTCATCGCCACCTGGCTCACGGCCTGGTGCGGCGTGCCGGGCGGCATCTTCGCGCCGTCGCTGTCGATCGGCGCGGGCATCGGCGACGCGGTGGCCCGGCTGGCCGCCAATGACCTGGGGCCGGCGCTCATCGCCATGGGCATGGCCGGCTTCCTGGCCGCAGTGACGCAGGCACCGCTCACCGCCTTCATCATCGTGATGGAAATGGTCGACGGCCATTCGATGGTGCTGAGCCTGATGGCCGCGGCCATGCTGGCCAGCCTGGTCTCGCGCATGATCAGCCGCCCGCTGTACGACACACTGGCCGAGCACATGGTCGGCCGGGCCATCGGCAGCACGGCGCCGGTGCACCCGCCGGAAAGCCCCGCGCCCAGCCCGCCAGAAGCCGCCCGCTCGCCATGA
- the ssb gene encoding single-stranded DNA-binding protein, with product MASVNKVIVVGNLGRDPEMRTFPSGDQVANVTVATTDRWKDKQSGEMREATEWHRIVFNGRLAEIAGQYLRKGSQVYVEGSLRTRKWTDKDGIEKYTTEIRADQMQMLGSRQGQGGPSGGPEDDGGYSQGGGGGGGYSQGGGSGGGGGGGYAPRAPAAAAPRAPAPAPRQAPAKSSSGFDDMDDDIPF from the coding sequence ATGGCATCGGTCAATAAAGTCATCGTCGTCGGCAACCTGGGGCGCGACCCCGAAATGCGGACTTTCCCGAGCGGCGATCAGGTCGCAAACGTCACCGTGGCCACCACCGATCGCTGGAAAGACAAGCAAAGCGGTGAGATGCGCGAAGCCACCGAATGGCACCGCATCGTGTTCAACGGCCGCCTGGCCGAAATCGCCGGCCAGTACCTGCGCAAGGGCTCGCAGGTGTACGTCGAAGGCTCGCTGCGCACGCGCAAGTGGACCGACAAGGACGGCATCGAAAAGTACACCACCGAAATCCGCGCCGACCAGATGCAAATGCTGGGCAGCCGCCAGGGCCAGGGCGGCCCGTCGGGCGGTCCGGAAGACGACGGCGGCTACTCGCAAGGCGGTGGCGGCGGCGGCGGTTATTCGCAAGGCGGCGGTAGTGGTGGCGGTGGCGGTGGCGGTTACGCCCCGCGTGCCCCTGCAGCTGCAGCACCGCGTGCTCCGGCACCGGCGCCGCGCCAGGCGCCGGCCAAGTCGTCGTCGGGCTTCGACGACATGGACGACGACATTCCGTTCTGA
- a CDS encoding ABC transporter substrate-binding protein — protein sequence MFIRSEVVRAWRRMLLAACLTGGAAVAQAQMCKEDVRVLAQERDGLALLEKHKDEFKARSGASFKVDTALNENDRRTRTRADASGAGRYHVYYVDEANVALFAQSKWITPLLKYYPAEYDYADFDPGRQKVAAYAGETWFAPLTGGGDLLVYRKDLLEKAGIAPPATLDEFVAAARKLHDPAKGIYGVALRGQRGSGANVWRWMPYFRGLGGQWFEGGKPVFNSPAAVKATQTYLELFKYSPPSTKTGGWDESTDAFLMGKVAMLIESTPLAGYAHDPKKSLLVINKVAYAPPPTPLTGGGYGHGLAIGAKANKSEEARQCAGLFIAWATSKVQEQRRLAEGQFGELNRSSVLASPEFARRYGVDLGKALADTGKRTAVNFWQDPAWPDLGDRWGVILEELINGSRTDIQGGLNELEAYAKQLLDKRGR from the coding sequence ATGTTCATTCGTTCCGAGGTGGTGCGGGCGTGGAGGCGCATGCTGCTCGCAGCCTGCCTGACAGGAGGGGCTGCCGTCGCGCAGGCCCAGATGTGCAAGGAGGACGTGCGGGTGCTCGCGCAGGAGCGCGATGGCCTGGCGCTGCTCGAGAAGCACAAGGATGAGTTCAAGGCCCGCAGCGGCGCCTCGTTCAAGGTCGACACGGCGCTCAACGAGAACGACCGCCGCACCAGGACCCGGGCCGATGCCTCGGGTGCCGGCCGGTACCACGTGTACTACGTCGACGAGGCCAACGTGGCGCTGTTCGCGCAATCGAAGTGGATCACGCCGCTGCTGAAGTACTACCCTGCCGAGTACGACTACGCCGACTTCGATCCCGGCCGCCAGAAGGTGGCCGCGTATGCGGGCGAGACCTGGTTCGCCCCGCTGACGGGCGGCGGCGACCTGCTGGTCTACCGCAAGGACCTGCTGGAAAAGGCCGGCATTGCGCCGCCCGCCACGCTGGACGAGTTCGTCGCAGCCGCCAGGAAGCTGCACGATCCCGCCAAGGGCATCTACGGCGTGGCGCTGCGCGGCCAGCGCGGCTCGGGCGCCAACGTCTGGCGCTGGATGCCGTACTTCCGGGGCTTGGGCGGCCAGTGGTTCGAGGGCGGAAAGCCCGTCTTCAATTCACCGGCTGCCGTGAAGGCCACCCAGACCTACCTGGAGCTGTTCAAGTACTCCCCGCCGAGCACCAAGACCGGCGGCTGGGACGAATCCACCGACGCCTTCCTGATGGGCAAGGTGGCGATGCTCATCGAATCGACGCCGCTGGCGGGCTACGCGCACGACCCGAAGAAATCGCTCCTCGTGATCAACAAGGTCGCCTATGCCCCGCCGCCGACACCGCTGACCGGTGGCGGCTACGGCCACGGGCTGGCCATCGGCGCCAAGGCCAACAAGAGCGAGGAAGCACGCCAATGCGCGGGCCTGTTCATCGCCTGGGCCACCTCGAAGGTGCAGGAACAGCGGCGTCTGGCTGAGGGGCAATTCGGCGAACTCAACCGTTCCAGCGTGCTGGCCAGCCCCGAATTCGCCCGGCGCTACGGGGTGGACCTCGGCAAGGCGCTGGCCGACACCGGCAAGCGCACGGCGGTCAATTTCTGGCAGGACCCGGCCTGGCCCGACCTGGGCGATCGCTGGGGCGTCATCCTCGAGGAACTCATCAACGGCTCGCGCACCGACATCCAGGGCGGGCTCAACGAGCTCGAGGCCTACGCGAAGCAGCTGCTGGACAAACGGGGGCGGTGA
- a CDS encoding helicase SNF2, with amino-acid sequence MTASKLLSAVAVALMAVAGAAHAESYEGVHQLTSAASRADVTAQAVVAAHSANPYATGANAGPAQVIVSNTSRAAVRADAVAAAHSADPYAEGASSGVAPIVASTVDRAAVRAAARAAAHGDALPL; translated from the coding sequence ATGACCGCCTCGAAGCTCCTCTCCGCCGTTGCTGTTGCCCTGATGGCCGTTGCCGGCGCCGCCCATGCCGAAAGCTATGAAGGCGTGCACCAGCTGACCTCGGCCGCCAGCCGCGCCGACGTCACCGCACAAGCCGTCGTGGCCGCACACAGCGCCAACCCGTACGCCACCGGCGCCAACGCCGGCCCCGCACAAGTGATCGTGTCGAACACCAGCCGCGCTGCCGTGCGTGCCGACGCCGTCGCCGCTGCACACAGCGCCGACCCGTACGCCGAAGGCGCTTCGTCGGGCGTGGCCCCGATCGTCGCCAGCACCGTCGACCGCGCTGCGGTTCGCGCCGCAGCCCGCGCTGCCGCTCACGGCGACGCACTGCCGCTGTAA
- a CDS encoding DUF6891 domain-containing protein, with amino-acid sequence MALTLDPEDTRGRIHDLVWSGFHADADIGWMITDEYLDPDELTPEDRAWIKAETTRACAAKRAAEAQWPAQTEYDRLDAVFAQLRSEKIIALHRAGNTLSDGHDDVREQWRAAGRLESGIRGCCFYHAQDLDGAVRNGRLYLAFSGGMIPEIAQREANTVVVGHRIVALLRDAGFGAQWSGNINERIEADLGQWRKRGPTA; translated from the coding sequence ATGGCCCTCACTCTCGACCCCGAAGACACGCGCGGACGCATCCACGACCTGGTGTGGAGCGGCTTCCATGCCGATGCCGACATCGGCTGGATGATCACCGACGAGTACCTCGATCCCGATGAGCTCACGCCCGAGGACCGCGCCTGGATCAAGGCCGAAACCACGCGCGCCTGCGCCGCCAAGCGCGCCGCCGAGGCGCAGTGGCCCGCGCAGACCGAGTACGACCGGCTCGACGCCGTGTTCGCGCAACTGCGCAGCGAAAAGATCATTGCCCTGCACCGCGCCGGCAACACGCTGTCCGACGGGCATGACGACGTGCGCGAGCAGTGGCGTGCGGCGGGGCGGCTCGAATCGGGCATCCGCGGCTGCTGCTTCTATCACGCACAGGACCTGGACGGCGCCGTGCGCAACGGCCGCCTGTACCTCGCGTTCAGCGGCGGCATGATCCCCGAGATCGCGCAGCGCGAAGCCAACACCGTCGTGGTCGGCCATCGCATCGTCGCGCTGCTGCGCGACGCCGGCTTCGGCGCGCAATGGAGCGGCAACATCAACGAGCGCATCGAAGCCGACCTCGGCCAATGGCGCAAGCGAGGCCCCACCGCGTGA
- a CDS encoding VanW family protein: MAQARPHRVSVQAWQPPRRIDAIDFWLRSRLLATAHALRETLRPSARRWPRGQHALADAPVLAQYRTPLWSDGRADEFPLVAGKVQNLRVARAAFDAVEVPAGEVLSFWRQLGRPGAGRGFVVGREVRGGCVVPTLAGGLCQLSNALATVAVRAGFELVERHGHTARIEQAGTADGDAVDATVFWNYVDLKLRARQAWRLEVALTDSELVVRIRARTPLAVPTEPVTLRRANDEAPTALPLARGCLSCDQTACFRHRPQIDVGPEGRTAVLVDGWTPEFARHLREAHPQAQRMQPVPLRLAFWRVPAAGWHREPATKEKVTTPWVASLRRAVWQRLWARQAGRRQASLIDGQRWLAQAFAARLAPEHTHLVVEQSLLPHLQRLGALDGRRLTVLASALPMADIEQRLDAASQRWPGDATLRDFRADASLVRDETLALARAASIVTPHAAVAQAMAAHAPQATLQRLDWALPQVKTTHSARQEPPLVVFAASALARKGARELAAALQGWPCRLRVLGSPSDDARLWHGIESTQHMNWQGDGLAGAAVVVLPAHIEHAPRALLRAVAAGVPVVASTTCGLAGVPGVHEVAPGDIDALRTALQTACLA; this comes from the coding sequence ATGGCGCAAGCGAGGCCCCACCGCGTGAGCGTGCAGGCCTGGCAGCCGCCGCGCCGCATCGACGCGATCGACTTCTGGCTGCGCTCGCGGCTGCTCGCCACGGCCCACGCCCTGCGCGAAACCCTGCGGCCTTCGGCCCGGCGCTGGCCCCGCGGCCAACACGCACTGGCCGACGCGCCGGTGCTCGCGCAGTACCGAACCCCCTTGTGGTCCGACGGCCGGGCCGACGAATTTCCGCTGGTCGCCGGCAAGGTGCAGAACCTGCGCGTGGCGCGGGCGGCCTTCGACGCCGTCGAGGTGCCGGCCGGCGAAGTGCTGAGCTTCTGGCGCCAGCTGGGGCGGCCGGGCGCGGGGCGCGGCTTCGTGGTCGGGCGCGAGGTGCGCGGCGGTTGCGTGGTGCCGACGCTGGCCGGCGGGCTGTGCCAGCTGTCGAACGCGCTCGCCACGGTGGCCGTGCGCGCGGGCTTCGAGCTGGTCGAGCGCCACGGGCATACGGCGCGCATCGAGCAGGCCGGCACGGCGGACGGCGACGCCGTCGATGCGACGGTGTTCTGGAACTACGTCGACCTCAAGCTGCGCGCCCGGCAGGCGTGGCGGCTCGAAGTGGCGCTGACCGACTCCGAACTCGTGGTGCGCATTCGTGCGCGCACGCCGCTGGCAGTGCCGACCGAGCCCGTCACGCTGCGGCGCGCGAACGACGAGGCGCCCACGGCGTTGCCGTTGGCGCGCGGCTGCCTGAGCTGCGACCAGACCGCGTGCTTCCGCCATCGCCCGCAGATCGACGTCGGTCCCGAAGGCCGCACGGCGGTGCTCGTCGATGGCTGGACGCCGGAGTTCGCACGCCACTTGCGCGAGGCGCATCCGCAGGCGCAGCGCATGCAGCCGGTGCCGCTGCGGCTCGCGTTCTGGCGCGTGCCTGCTGCAGGTTGGCATCGCGAGCCCGCGACGAAAGAGAAAGTGACAACTCCCTGGGTCGCGAGCCTGCGCCGCGCCGTATGGCAACGGCTCTGGGCGCGGCAGGCGGGCCGGCGCCAAGCCAGCCTGATCGACGGCCAGCGCTGGCTCGCGCAGGCCTTTGCCGCACGGCTGGCGCCTGAACACACGCACCTGGTGGTCGAGCAATCGCTGCTGCCGCATCTGCAGCGCCTCGGCGCGCTCGACGGGCGTCGCCTCACCGTGCTGGCCAGCGCCTTGCCGATGGCCGACATCGAACAGAGGCTCGATGCCGCCTCGCAGCGCTGGCCCGGCGATGCGACCTTGCGCGACTTTCGCGCCGATGCGTCTCTGGTGCGCGACGAAACCCTGGCGCTTGCACGCGCGGCAAGCATCGTCACGCCGCATGCTGCAGTGGCGCAGGCCATGGCGGCACACGCACCGCAGGCCACGCTGCAGCGGCTTGATTGGGCACTGCCGCAGGTGAAGACTACGCACAGCGCGCGCCAGGAACCACCCCTCGTCGTGTTCGCCGCGAGCGCGCTGGCACGCAAGGGCGCGCGTGAACTTGCCGCCGCACTGCAAGGCTGGCCATGCCGCCTGCGCGTGCTGGGCTCGCCGTCGGACGACGCGCGGCTCTGGCACGGCATCGAATCTACTCAACACATGAACTGGCAAGGCGATGGGCTGGCCGGTGCCGCTGTCGTCGTGCTGCCCGCGCACATCGAACACGCACCGCGCGCGCTGCTGCGCGCCGTGGCGGCCGGCGTGCCCGTGGTGGCATCGACCACCTGCGGCCTGGCGGGTGTGCCGGGTGTGCACGAGGTCGCACCCGGCGACATCGACGCACTGCGCACTGCATTGCAGACCGCCTGCCTGGCCTGA
- a CDS encoding FxLYD domain-containing protein: MSIDLQTLKCGECGSSTLRRTGLNEYTCSHCGSMSLVEDDVSDRLERVLQQVKHHAGQQIAAEQALHQKQMLRTLGFVVLGFLGVAVAILVAMLLFGSGTRGDAPSVARAMVDRSIATDGLKLSEPRQVLVGERPKLLVLARNETGRPLERPSLKLVFHDGDTQLSERSESLPIDVLMPGESAPVLVDLPSGKNVTRQDVTVEKLSEPRSAAEGPRLAFSRLRLVQQGERVRLAGRLVHAGAPGAPAFGSIEALVTLYDDAGQVIGTGRGHAPGSTLEPGGRAAIDVDLSRFGRGTAIAAWDYRIGYRTVTPSGLRTTVLSADRVIRTTGAPEVFHPDLRLSTEDLLADDSERFDLQQLELLPLVAGRSTIQRPLFMTELVNRSTDAIAIAPGAVISRFDGSTADGTTRLDELASLYPGERFPILLEPKAVDRITQTRVEWKPMRRAALPGPRKPLEVQVTGTKAGTGSVLLNFSQRFSYKSVEVTGTVKNPGTAIAAKVRLWVSLRDRNDQLTGFKLIESLPAIAPGESVPFQVHVTQHGRDFASVATLYQTE, encoded by the coding sequence ATGAGCATCGACCTGCAGACCCTCAAATGCGGCGAGTGCGGCAGCAGCACGCTGCGCCGCACCGGCCTGAACGAATACACCTGTTCGCACTGCGGCTCGATGTCGTTGGTGGAAGACGATGTGTCCGACCGTCTCGAACGCGTGCTCCAGCAGGTCAAGCACCACGCCGGCCAGCAGATCGCAGCCGAACAGGCGCTGCACCAGAAGCAGATGCTGCGCACGCTCGGCTTCGTGGTGCTCGGCTTTCTCGGCGTGGCGGTGGCCATCCTGGTCGCGATGCTGCTGTTCGGTTCTGGCACGCGCGGCGATGCGCCTTCGGTGGCGCGCGCGATGGTCGACCGCTCCATCGCGACCGATGGCCTGAAGCTCTCCGAGCCGCGCCAGGTGCTGGTCGGCGAGCGGCCGAAGCTGCTGGTGCTGGCGCGCAACGAAACCGGCCGACCGCTCGAACGCCCCAGCCTGAAGCTTGTGTTCCACGACGGCGACACGCAGCTCAGCGAGCGCAGCGAATCGCTGCCGATCGACGTGCTCATGCCCGGCGAGTCCGCGCCCGTGCTGGTCGATTTGCCGTCGGGCAAGAACGTCACGCGACAGGACGTGACGGTCGAGAAGCTGTCCGAACCGCGCAGCGCCGCCGAAGGGCCGCGCCTCGCGTTCTCGCGCCTGCGGCTGGTACAGCAGGGCGAGCGCGTGCGCCTGGCCGGCCGCCTCGTGCATGCGGGTGCGCCCGGTGCGCCGGCGTTCGGCAGCATCGAGGCGCTGGTCACGCTGTACGACGACGCCGGCCAGGTGATCGGCACGGGCCGCGGCCATGCGCCGGGCTCCACGCTGGAGCCGGGCGGGCGCGCAGCGATCGATGTCGACCTCAGCCGCTTCGGCCGCGGCACTGCCATTGCGGCGTGGGACTACCGTATCGGCTACCGCACGGTCACGCCCTCGGGCTTGCGCACGACGGTGCTGAGCGCCGACCGCGTGATCCGCACGACCGGCGCACCGGAGGTCTTCCACCCCGACCTGCGGCTGAGCACCGAAGACCTGCTGGCCGACGACAGCGAGCGCTTCGACCTGCAGCAGCTCGAACTGCTGCCGCTGGTGGCGGGGCGCAGCACCATCCAGCGCCCGTTGTTCATGACCGAGCTGGTGAACCGCAGCACCGACGCCATCGCCATTGCGCCCGGTGCCGTGATCTCGCGCTTCGACGGCAGCACGGCCGACGGCACCACGCGCCTGGACGAGCTGGCTTCCCTGTACCCGGGCGAGCGCTTTCCGATCCTGCTGGAGCCGAAGGCCGTGGACCGCATCACCCAGACCCGCGTCGAGTGGAAGCCGATGCGCCGCGCCGCATTGCCCGGCCCGCGCAAGCCGCTGGAGGTGCAGGTGACGGGCACCAAGGCCGGCACCGGCAGCGTGCTGCTCAACTTCAGCCAGCGCTTCAGCTACAAGAGCGTGGAAGTCACGGGCACGGTGAAGAACCCCGGCACGGCCATCGCGGCCAAGGTGCGCCTGTGGGTCAGCCTGCGCGACCGCAACGACCAGCTGACCGGCTTCAAGCTGATCGAGAGCCTGCCGGCCATCGCACCGGGCGAGAGCGTGCCTTTCCAGGTCCACGTGACGCAGCACGGCCGCGATTTCGCGAGCGTCGCGACGCTATACCAAACCGAATAG